The Mucilaginibacter yixingensis genome window below encodes:
- a CDS encoding DUF5605 domain-containing protein gives MINLKQLFAICLFLVFCTGLHAQDKVPQWGVFELTLKGSDAGDPFINTVLVGEFRHGNEVFRPEGFYDGDGIYKIRFMPDKQGEWTYSVTSNHAELDKKHGSFTCTAADKNVHGPVVVSHKYHFAYADSTAYTPFGTTIYEWAFQNQETQNETIQTLKSSPFNKVRMLAIPPFKGGYVDGPDKLTVFPFVGTSKENFDFSRFNPEFFRRLEKNIKQLEEIGVESDLILFRPYDGGKWGFDKMDDETNIRFLKYMVARFAAFHNIWWSLCNENSFIRQLTDEDWDRYFQVVQKADPYGHLRSIHNADRIYDYTKPWVTHVSLQYYNVAKAPFGSSLLRDIYRKPIVNDEINYEGNIERRWGQLTGEEMTFRFWNVYIGGGFATHGETTSTGWIGKGGKLNGQSPARIAFLKKIVEAGPQEGLTPIDHFYSPNLAGKAGEYYLLYFGKDTPATWDFKLPKEALTDGMKFKVDVIDTWNMTITPVNKTFEIKKSDNYSFSDKSAPVKLTGKPYMALRITRVDGGKTPTKPQKKQNELNEDLN, from the coding sequence ATGATCAACCTAAAACAGCTTTTTGCTATTTGTTTATTTCTTGTTTTTTGCACTGGCCTGCATGCACAGGACAAAGTGCCACAGTGGGGCGTTTTTGAACTTACCCTTAAAGGCAGCGATGCCGGCGATCCGTTTATCAATACGGTGCTGGTAGGCGAGTTTCGTCATGGTAACGAAGTTTTCCGTCCCGAGGGTTTTTATGATGGCGATGGTATTTACAAGATCAGGTTTATGCCCGACAAGCAAGGTGAGTGGACCTATTCGGTAACCAGTAATCATGCTGAGCTGGATAAAAAGCACGGCAGTTTTACCTGTACCGCTGCTGATAAAAATGTGCATGGCCCGGTAGTGGTGAGCCACAAATATCATTTTGCTTATGCCGATAGCACTGCCTACACCCCCTTCGGCACAACCATTTACGAGTGGGCTTTTCAAAACCAGGAGACGCAGAACGAAACCATACAAACGCTGAAAAGCTCGCCCTTTAATAAAGTGCGTATGCTGGCTATCCCGCCGTTTAAAGGCGGCTATGTTGATGGGCCGGATAAGCTAACCGTTTTCCCGTTTGTGGGCACATCGAAAGAGAACTTTGATTTCTCGCGTTTTAATCCTGAGTTCTTCCGTCGTCTGGAGAAAAATATTAAGCAGTTAGAAGAAATTGGCGTAGAGTCTGACCTGATCCTATTCCGCCCGTATGATGGCGGTAAATGGGGCTTTGATAAGATGGACGATGAAACCAATATCCGTTTCCTGAAATATATGGTGGCCCGTTTTGCAGCTTTCCATAACATTTGGTGGAGTTTGTGTAATGAGAACAGCTTTATCCGTCAGTTAACTGATGAAGACTGGGATCGTTACTTCCAGGTAGTGCAAAAGGCCGATCCGTACGGCCACTTACGCTCTATCCACAATGCCGATCGTATTTATGATTACACTAAGCCGTGGGTTACCCACGTAAGTTTGCAGTATTATAATGTGGCAAAAGCGCCTTTTGGTAGTTCTTTGCTGCGCGATATCTATCGTAAGCCCATTGTAAATGACGAAATTAACTACGAGGGTAACATTGAGCGCCGCTGGGGCCAGCTGACCGGCGAAGAAATGACCTTCCGTTTCTGGAACGTTTACATTGGCGGCGGTTTTGCTACCCACGGCGAAACCACATCAACCGGATGGATTGGTAAAGGTGGTAAACTAAACGGCCAGAGCCCGGCACGCATTGCGTTTTTGAAAAAGATTGTAGAGGCTGGTCCGCAGGAAGGATTAACCCCAATTGATCATTTTTATAGCCCTAACCTAGCAGGTAAAGCCGGCGAATATTACCTGTTATACTTTGGTAAGGACACGCCAGCCACCTGGGATTTTAAATTGCCTAAAGAAGCCCTTACCGACGGTATGAAGTTTAAGGTTGATGTAATTGATACCTGGAATATGACCATTACACCAGTAAACAAAACGTTTGAGATTAAAAAGAGCGATAATTACAGCTTTAGCGATAAAAGTGCACCGGTAAAACTGACAGGAAAGCCATATATGGCCCTGCGTATTACCCGTGTTGATGGTGGTAAAACACCAACCAAGCCACAAAAGAAACAAAATGAGTTGAATGAGGATCTGAATTGA
- a CDS encoding DUF5362 family protein, with translation METNDTLAHDEHHDDHEMVLSQSAQYYLQQAGKWAEFLGVVGFIVCVFMLLGAIGAGSMGSMMANQPGIPAGMSGIMGPAIGAFYFVFAIVYFIFSLYLYQFGARIKKGIAFINNDYVTEALGKLKSFFKYWGILTIVFMIVYALAIVALIMAGGKMLAH, from the coding sequence ATGGAAACAAACGATACACTTGCGCATGATGAGCATCATGACGATCATGAGATGGTACTTTCTCAATCGGCTCAATACTACCTGCAACAGGCCGGCAAATGGGCCGAGTTTTTGGGTGTAGTAGGCTTTATTGTATGTGTGTTTATGCTGTTGGGTGCTATTGGAGCAGGTTCAATGGGATCTATGATGGCCAATCAGCCGGGTATACCGGCAGGCATGTCTGGCATAATGGGGCCTGCTATTGGGGCTTTCTATTTTGTGTTTGCTATAGTTTATTTCATCTTTAGCTTATATCTGTATCAGTTTGGTGCGCGTATTAAAAAAGGTATTGCCTTTATTAATAACGATTACGTAACCGAAGCGCTGGGTAAACTCAAATCATTCTTTAAATATTGGGGTATCCTTACCATTGTGTTTATGATTGTTTATGCCCTGGCTATTGTGGCCCTGATTATGGCGGGCGGTAAAATGCTCGCGCATTAA
- a CDS encoding RagB/SusD family nutrient uptake outer membrane protein: MKINYKKYGNKALTALMLTAGLALTTVSCNKNVLTEKPTGFLNPDVTLVNKAGFESAITGLHAGARDLYFGQDGSKQWWAFLGTDEFMTGDPTLADFNNYPTWLTPVQTSVTATWNLLYSEVITRANEIIDYANRPTATWASDAEKNAEVAEARFFRGWAHNYLAEMYGGVPIVDQFYTYNKIDFVRASRDQVYDFARQDLEFAAQWLPATTTMPGRITKGAANHLLAEVYINLKQYDKAIAAATAVIGSGQYQLMTARFGSTLSQPGDVFSDLFRDNNQNLAANKETIWAIQMEYLTPGGIALANQGNTTLRAFGNRYWNIQDPDKKAGMVVADSLGRGVGWCRPTNYLMYNIWANDAGDIRNSQYNIRREFYYNNPASRFLGQKVDRKSALVDTTWDAYPTIRKIEGLSLAGASYGRTFKEFYMMRLAETYLLRAEAYFRKGDLPNAMADINTVRNRSKAPNITAAQVTEDFILDERARELMLEEPRRLTLSRMGRLVDRTKVYNPKSGPSIVSTNELYPIPQTTIDANTAAKIDQNPGYNQ, translated from the coding sequence ATGAAAATCAATTATAAAAAATACGGCAACAAGGCCTTAACGGCATTGATGCTAACAGCCGGGCTGGCATTGACCACCGTAAGCTGTAACAAAAACGTACTGACAGAGAAACCGACAGGTTTCCTTAACCCAGATGTAACGCTGGTAAACAAGGCGGGGTTTGAAAGCGCTATAACCGGTTTGCACGCCGGCGCACGCGATCTGTATTTCGGGCAGGATGGATCAAAGCAATGGTGGGCATTTTTAGGTACCGATGAGTTTATGACCGGCGACCCTACTCTGGCTGATTTTAACAACTACCCTACCTGGCTAACACCTGTGCAAACCTCTGTAACAGCCACATGGAATTTGCTTTATTCTGAAGTAATTACACGTGCTAATGAGATTATTGACTATGCCAACCGCCCCACCGCTACCTGGGCCAGCGATGCAGAAAAGAACGCAGAGGTTGCCGAAGCCCGTTTCTTCCGCGGATGGGCGCATAATTACCTGGCAGAAATGTATGGCGGGGTGCCAATTGTAGACCAATTCTACACCTATAACAAAATAGATTTTGTACGTGCCTCACGAGATCAGGTGTATGATTTTGCCCGCCAGGATCTGGAGTTTGCAGCACAATGGTTACCGGCAACAACCACCATGCCCGGCCGTATTACCAAAGGTGCAGCCAACCATCTGCTGGCCGAGGTTTATATCAACCTGAAACAGTATGATAAAGCTATTGCCGCAGCAACAGCCGTAATAGGCTCGGGCCAATACCAGTTGATGACGGCTCGCTTTGGCAGCACCCTTAGTCAACCCGGCGATGTATTCTCTGACCTTTTTAGAGATAACAACCAAAACCTGGCTGCCAATAAAGAAACCATCTGGGCCATACAAATGGAGTATTTAACACCCGGTGGTATAGCGCTGGCCAACCAGGGTAACACCACCCTGCGTGCGTTTGGTAACCGCTACTGGAACATACAAGATCCTGACAAGAAAGCCGGCATGGTGGTTGCAGACAGCCTGGGCCGTGGTGTGGGCTGGTGCCGCCCTACTAATTACCTGATGTACAATATTTGGGCAAATGACGCAGGCGATATCCGTAACTCGCAATACAACATTCGCCGCGAGTTTTATTATAACAACCCTGCATCGCGCTTTTTAGGACAGAAGGTAGATAGAAAAAGTGCGCTGGTTGATACTACCTGGGATGCTTATCCAACTATCCGTAAAATTGAGGGCCTCTCGTTGGCGGGCGCTTCATACGGCCGTACATTTAAGGAGTTTTATATGATGCGCCTGGCCGAAACTTACCTGCTGCGCGCAGAGGCATATTTTAGAAAGGGCGACTTGCCTAACGCGATGGCAGATATCAACACAGTACGCAATCGTTCTAAGGCGCCTAACATCACCGCAGCACAAGTTACTGAAGACTTTATTTTGGATGAACGCGCCCGCGAGTTAATGCTGGAAGAACCACGCCGGCTGACATTATCACGCATGGGCCGACTGGTAGATCGCACCAAAGTTTACAACCCTAAAAGCGGGCCGAGTATAGTGTCAACAAATGAACTATACCCTATCCCTCAAACAACTATTGATGCCAACACCGCGGCCAAGATTGATCAAAACCCTGGTTATAATCAATAA
- a CDS encoding AraC family transcriptional regulator, producing the protein MKPHLLKVPYGPANSFSVRKEQEPNVNNRWHYHSEVELIFIHSGHGTQFIGDNISKFSAGDILLIGSNLPHYWVYEDVETDTRPDSYATVIHFFENFMGERFLCLPESRALKNLLERARQGLLLKASKSPEVARLIENIHATEGLNRIIALLECLHAITKEEQVVQLSSVGFKYDFIDADDSRINAVYNFSLTNFGKKIKLQEVASIAGLTESSFCRYFKQQIGKTYSQFLIEIRVGYACKLLIDNKVNIKQVCYESGFNNFSCFHRCFKELTGKTPQLYKQIYS; encoded by the coding sequence ATGAAGCCCCATTTGCTGAAGGTGCCCTATGGGCCGGCCAACTCTTTTAGCGTGCGTAAAGAGCAGGAGCCTAACGTCAATAATCGCTGGCATTACCACAGCGAGGTGGAGTTGATTTTTATACATTCAGGCCATGGCACGCAGTTTATTGGCGATAATATATCCAAATTTAGCGCGGGCGATATTTTACTCATCGGTTCAAACCTGCCACATTATTGGGTGTATGAAGATGTGGAGACCGATACCCGCCCTGACAGTTACGCTACTGTAATCCATTTTTTTGAGAACTTTATGGGCGAGCGTTTTTTATGTCTCCCGGAAAGCAGGGCGCTGAAAAACTTGCTTGAGCGGGCCAGGCAAGGGCTACTGCTTAAAGCCAGTAAATCACCAGAGGTTGCCCGTCTGATAGAAAATATACATGCTACAGAAGGGTTAAACCGGATTATAGCGCTGCTGGAATGCCTACACGCCATTACAAAAGAAGAGCAGGTGGTGCAACTATCGTCGGTAGGGTTTAAGTATGATTTTATTGACGCGGACGATAGCCGCATCAATGCCGTTTATAATTTTTCGCTCACCAACTTCGGGAAGAAGATAAAGCTCCAGGAAGTTGCTTCTATTGCCGGCCTTACCGAGAGCTCTTTCTGCCGCTATTTCAAACAACAAATAGGCAAAACTTACTCGCAATTCCTGATAGAAATAAGGGTAGGGTATGCCTGTAAATTGTTAATAGATAACAAGGTGAATATTAAACAGGTGTGTTATGAGAGCGGTTTTAATAATTTCTCGTGCTTTCACCGGTGTTTTAAAGAGCTCACCGGCAAAACACCACAGCTTTACAAACAAATCTATTCTTGA
- the ychF gene encoding redox-regulated ATPase YchF, which yields MALQCGIVGLPNVGKSTLFNCLSNAKAQAANFPFCTIEPNVGVITVPDERLTKLAELVVPQKVVPNTIEIVDIAGLVKGASKGEGLGNQFLANIRATNAILHVLRCFDNDNVIHVDGSVDPIRDKEIIDTELQLKDLDSIEKKISKIEKMAKTGGDKDAKKAFEVLSVYKAHLLEGKSARTAPVAEEDKEHIADIWLLTAKPVLYVCNVEESAVNTGNAYVDKVREVAKAEGAEVLVISAQIESEIAQLESYEERQMFLDDLGLAESGVNKLIKAAYKLLNLATYFTAGVQEVRAWTITLGFTAPQAAGVIHSDFEKGFIRAEVIKYADFVAFGSEAACKENGKLGVEGKTYVVEDGDIMHFRFNV from the coding sequence ATGGCATTACAATGTGGTATAGTGGGTTTGCCGAATGTGGGGAAATCAACACTTTTTAACTGTTTATCAAATGCAAAAGCGCAGGCGGCCAACTTTCCGTTCTGTACTATTGAGCCAAATGTGGGCGTAATTACCGTGCCCGATGAGCGCTTAACCAAACTGGCCGAACTGGTTGTTCCGCAGAAAGTAGTGCCTAACACCATTGAGATTGTTGATATTGCCGGTCTGGTAAAAGGTGCCAGCAAAGGCGAGGGTTTGGGTAATCAGTTTTTGGCCAACATTCGCGCCACTAACGCCATTTTGCACGTGCTGCGTTGTTTTGATAATGATAACGTAATTCACGTTGACGGCTCGGTTGACCCGATCCGCGATAAAGAGATCATTGATACTGAGTTGCAGCTGAAAGACCTTGATTCGATCGAGAAAAAGATCAGCAAGATTGAGAAAATGGCTAAAACCGGCGGCGATAAAGATGCCAAAAAAGCATTTGAAGTGCTTTCGGTTTACAAAGCCCACCTGCTGGAAGGTAAATCTGCCCGCACCGCTCCTGTTGCCGAAGAAGATAAAGAGCACATTGCCGACATTTGGCTGCTAACCGCCAAACCGGTATTGTATGTATGCAACGTTGAAGAAAGCGCCGTTAACACCGGCAACGCTTATGTTGATAAAGTAAGAGAAGTAGCCAAAGCCGAAGGTGCCGAAGTGCTGGTGATCTCTGCCCAGATTGAGTCTGAAATTGCACAACTGGAAAGCTATGAAGAGCGCCAGATGTTTTTGGACGATTTAGGTCTTGCTGAATCAGGTGTTAACAAGCTAATCAAAGCGGCGTACAAGCTACTTAACCTGGCTACCTACTTCACTGCTGGTGTGCAGGAAGTACGTGCGTGGACTATTACCCTGGGCTTTACCGCTCCGCAGGCTGCCGGCGTTATCCACTCTGATTTTGAAAAAGGCTTTATCCGCGCCGAGGTAATTAAATATGCAGACTTTGTGGCATTTGGTTCTGAAGCAGCATGTAAAGAGAATGGCAAGCTAGGCGTAGAGGGCAAAACCTATGTTGTGGAAGACGGCGATATCATGCACTTCCGTTTTAATGTGTAA
- a CDS encoding TonB-dependent receptor → MNRNLLIRCTVAFLLLCSAHLYAQQRTVRGKVVDKKDNLPLPGVSVKVKGDTRGIATSVDGTFVLNLNSGSTVLQFSFIGYQSQEIDVKARDFVSVEMESTNAKLNEVVVVGYGQQAKRYVTGSVAKVDVKQTEDMPVTNFAQNLRGRVPGVTFSDGGRPGQGGTIQVRGVRSPSGNKGPLIILDGVFFYGSLQDINSDDIASLQVLKDQSALAIYGTRAANGAILITTKKGLSDKPTISANAFYGASSWSKRVKLYSPEGYLQRILDYRAANGQTSDPTQIRSYLQTTEQTQYDAGQTVDGWDAISAKNPATAKYNLSMSGKTDRVNYFISGQYADDQGLILNDREKRVVGRANISSNVTNWLNLGINSLFSKRNDSGVRPPIDQGYSLSPYAKLYTDASQTALLPYPSVDQLQFNPLFNPTYSKNDVQSYAFQASMFAVVDFPFVRGLSYRVNYNPNYIWSHNYAFTPNYNANGYVNTGSASKQNQQLSNWQLENILTYNKKINEDHEFDVTLLYGRDNQYTESTTARSSNIFNNSNGWDNLNLGTTQTVASTSQLVTSLSSMARINYHYKNRYFLTLTARHDGNSQFGEGQKFGTFPSAAFAWVASDEPFIKNALPMFDQIKVRTSYGSVGNIASDPYRSLIQLNVTQYVFGDGSQTYNGIAPNPQFLPSPLLGWETTKGYNAAIDFDLLKGRFNGTVEYYNNHTTGLLQLQSVPVLTGFTNQYVNIGETNTWGFEFSLNSVNMKSKDFEWDTNFIFSYTANKWLHIKYQDGNHDGIEDNDIANNWVIGQPIRIAYDYTRDGIYQTGDVLPSGYKPGWIRVKDINNSGSITSDDRSPVGSLDPKYNYGLTNTFRYKNFNFSFMLNAMTGYIAAFNEQDVSNATGQSSFPGRPLNMLDAGYWTPQNQSTTRPGLNFTNPLLIQYYVSRNFLRLQNATLGYTLPKTLTNKLGVNSLRVYVSGQNLITWTKWPGPDPESGNAAVTGLYPTARIISGGLNLNF, encoded by the coding sequence ATGAATCGAAACTTACTCATCCGATGTACAGTGGCGTTTCTGCTGCTCTGTAGCGCGCACTTGTATGCACAGCAAAGAACCGTGAGGGGAAAAGTGGTTGACAAAAAAGACAACCTGCCCTTGCCCGGAGTTTCTGTAAAAGTGAAGGGCGATACCCGTGGTATTGCCACCAGCGTAGACGGCACCTTTGTGCTCAACCTCAACTCGGGGAGCACGGTGCTGCAATTTTCATTTATAGGCTATCAATCTCAGGAAATTGATGTAAAAGCCCGCGATTTTGTTAGCGTGGAGATGGAAAGCACCAACGCCAAGCTAAACGAAGTGGTAGTGGTTGGTTACGGCCAGCAAGCTAAGCGTTATGTAACCGGTTCTGTTGCCAAAGTTGATGTAAAACAGACTGAAGATATGCCGGTAACCAATTTTGCGCAAAATTTGCGCGGACGCGTACCCGGCGTTACGTTCTCTGACGGCGGACGACCAGGCCAGGGAGGTACGATACAGGTGAGGGGCGTACGCTCGCCCAGCGGCAACAAAGGACCGCTTATTATTTTAGATGGGGTATTCTTTTATGGCAGTTTGCAAGACATCAACAGCGATGACATTGCCTCGCTGCAGGTATTAAAAGACCAAAGTGCTTTGGCCATCTATGGTACCCGTGCGGCAAACGGTGCCATACTGATCACCACCAAAAAAGGGCTGAGCGATAAGCCAACTATTAGTGCCAACGCGTTCTATGGCGCCTCTTCATGGAGCAAACGGGTAAAGCTATACAGTCCTGAAGGCTACCTGCAACGTATACTTGATTACCGCGCGGCTAACGGTCAAACGTCAGACCCTACGCAAATCAGAAGCTACCTGCAAACTACCGAGCAAACGCAATATGATGCAGGGCAAACTGTTGATGGGTGGGACGCCATATCGGCCAAAAACCCGGCTACGGCCAAATACAACCTCAGCATGTCTGGCAAAACAGATCGCGTTAATTATTTTATATCGGGCCAATACGCCGACGACCAGGGACTAATTCTCAATGACCGTGAGAAACGGGTAGTAGGCCGCGCCAATATCAGTTCTAATGTTACCAACTGGCTTAACTTAGGCATCAACTCGTTGTTCAGCAAGCGTAATGACTCAGGAGTTCGCCCGCCTATAGACCAGGGATATTCGCTAAGTCCGTATGCTAAATTATATACAGACGCATCGCAAACCGCATTGCTGCCTTATCCATCGGTAGATCAATTGCAGTTTAACCCGTTATTTAACCCAACTTACTCAAAAAACGATGTGCAATCATATGCCTTCCAGGCCAGTATGTTCGCCGTTGTTGACTTTCCTTTTGTAAGGGGTTTAAGCTACCGTGTAAACTACAACCCAAACTACATCTGGTCTCATAACTATGCTTTTACACCTAACTATAATGCCAATGGTTATGTAAACACCGGCAGTGCGTCCAAGCAAAATCAACAATTATCAAACTGGCAGTTGGAAAACATTCTGACTTATAATAAAAAGATCAATGAAGATCATGAGTTTGATGTAACACTGCTTTATGGCCGGGATAACCAGTACACAGAGAGTACTACCGCGCGATCTTCAAACATCTTCAATAATTCAAACGGATGGGATAATCTTAATTTAGGTACCACCCAAACGGTAGCGTCAACATCGCAATTGGTAACATCGTTATCATCTATGGCGCGCATCAATTACCATTATAAAAACAGGTATTTCTTAACGCTGACCGCCCGTCATGATGGCAACTCGCAGTTTGGCGAAGGACAGAAATTCGGCACCTTCCCTTCTGCCGCATTTGCCTGGGTAGCCTCAGACGAACCTTTTATCAAAAACGCGCTACCTATGTTTGACCAGATCAAGGTGCGCACATCCTATGGTAGCGTTGGTAACATAGCCAGCGACCCATACCGGTCATTAATACAGTTAAATGTTACCCAATATGTATTTGGCGATGGCAGCCAGACCTATAATGGTATTGCGCCTAACCCGCAGTTTTTACCAAGCCCGCTGCTGGGCTGGGAAACCACTAAAGGTTATAATGCCGCCATTGATTTTGATTTACTAAAAGGACGCTTTAACGGTACGGTAGAATATTATAACAACCACACTACGGGGTTATTACAGTTGCAAAGCGTTCCGGTACTTACCGGCTTTACCAATCAATATGTCAACATTGGTGAAACCAATACCTGGGGATTTGAATTTAGCCTCAACAGCGTGAATATGAAATCGAAAGATTTTGAGTGGGATACTAATTTCATTTTCTCTTATACCGCCAATAAGTGGCTGCATATTAAATACCAGGACGGTAACCACGACGGCATTGAAGATAATGACATTGCCAACAATTGGGTAATTGGTCAGCCTATCCGTATTGCTTATGACTATACCCGCGACGGAATTTATCAAACCGGAGATGTGTTGCCATCGGGCTATAAACCAGGCTGGATCAGGGTGAAAGACATCAATAACAGTGGCAGCATCACATCTGATGACCGCTCGCCGGTTGGTTCGCTTGATCCTAAATACAACTATGGCCTTACCAACACTTTTCGTTATAAAAACTTCAATTTCTCATTCATGCTCAACGCCATGACCGGGTATATTGCAGCATTTAACGAACAGGATGTGAGCAACGCCACCGGGCAGAGCAGTTTCCCTGGCCGCCCGCTCAATATGCTGGATGCAGGCTACTGGACACCACAAAACCAGTCTACCACGCGTCCGGGACTTAACTTTACCAACCCCCTGCTCATTCAATATTATGTAAGCCGCAATTTCTTAAGGCTGCAAAATGCAACATTGGGCTACACGTTACCTAAAACACTTACTAACAAGCTAGGAGTAAACAGTTTACGCGTTTATGTGAGCGGACAAAACTTAATTACCTGGACCAAATGGCCCGGACCAGACCCTGAAAGCGGTAATGCTGCTGTTACCGGCTTGTATCCAACAGCTCGCATTATTAGTGGCGGTCTCAACTTGAATTTTTAA
- the mgtE gene encoding magnesium transporter — translation MEKEMVEELELLLEENDDRKLTQYLNDQNISDVEELIDEFPEHGPRFVELLSINRAVNVFRILDFPTQERILKKLSGHRISELINELPPDDRTSFFSELHGDAVKTLILHLSPDDRKEALALLGYEEDSIGRLMTPDYVAVKRTWDVERVLSHIRRYGKNSETIDVIYVIDEQGVLLDDIRIREILLVKPETKVSDLMDSRLIALNVKDPQEEAINIFRMNNRVALPVTDDEGILLGIVTVDDILWIANEEYTEDIQKIGGTEALDEPYLDISLIRLVKKRVGWLIILFLGEMLTATAMGYFEDQIAKAVVLALFVPLIISSGGNSGSQASTLIIQAMALGEVTVADWWRVMRRELVSGLLLGLTLGIIGFFRIFAWTMFSNIYGPHWVLVGLTVGTALVGIVLWGSLAGSMLPLLLKRLGLDPATSSAPFVATLVDVTGLIIYFSIAVLILKGTML, via the coding sequence ATGGAGAAAGAAATGGTTGAAGAGCTAGAACTGCTATTGGAAGAAAATGACGATAGAAAACTAACGCAGTATCTGAACGACCAAAATATATCCGACGTTGAAGAACTGATAGATGAATTTCCAGAACACGGTCCCCGATTTGTAGAGCTGCTTTCCATAAACCGTGCGGTAAACGTTTTCCGCATTCTTGACTTTCCTACGCAAGAGCGTATCCTTAAAAAACTTTCAGGGCATCGTATATCAGAATTGATTAATGAGCTGCCGCCCGATGACCGTACTTCGTTTTTCAGTGAATTGCATGGCGACGCGGTAAAAACCCTCATCTTACATCTTAGTCCCGACGACCGTAAAGAGGCCCTGGCTCTTTTAGGTTACGAAGAGGATAGTATAGGCAGGCTAATGACGCCCGATTACGTGGCCGTTAAACGTACCTGGGATGTGGAACGGGTACTCTCGCACATCAGGCGTTATGGAAAAAATTCCGAGACCATTGATGTTATCTATGTAATTGATGAGCAAGGCGTTTTGCTGGATGATATCCGTATCCGCGAGATATTATTGGTAAAGCCCGAAACGAAGGTGAGTGATCTGATGGACAGCCGCCTTATTGCTCTGAACGTGAAAGATCCGCAAGAGGAAGCCATTAATATTTTTAGGATGAACAATCGTGTGGCTTTACCGGTAACCGATGATGAAGGCATTTTGCTGGGCATTGTAACGGTTGACGATATCCTGTGGATTGCTAACGAAGAATATACCGAAGATATCCAGAAAATTGGTGGTACCGAAGCGCTGGACGAGCCTTACCTCGATATATCACTTATCAGGCTGGTAAAAAAGCGTGTAGGCTGGTTAATCATTCTGTTTCTTGGAGAGATGCTTACCGCCACCGCAATGGGGTATTTTGAAGATCAAATTGCTAAGGCTGTAGTATTGGCGCTGTTTGTGCCGCTCATTATCTCCAGCGGAGGGAATAGCGGGTCTCAGGCTTCAACATTAATTATCCAGGCGATGGCTTTAGGCGAGGTTACCGTAGCCGATTGGTGGCGGGTAATGCGTCGCGAACTTGTTTCGGGCTTGTTGCTGGGGCTTACGCTCGGGATAATCGGCTTTTTCCGGATTTTTGCCTGGACAATGTTCAGCAACATATATGGCCCGCATTGGGTGCTGGTTGGCCTTACTGTAGGCACCGCTTTAGTTGGTATTGTTTTATGGGGATCGTTAGCCGGATCTATGTTGCCCTTACTGTTAAAGCGCCTGGGGCTTGACCCGGCAACCTCATCGGCCCCATTTGTGGCTACGCTGGTTGACGTTACCGGCCTGATCATTTATTTCAGTATAGCTGTGCTGATACTGAAGGGGACTATGCTGTAA